One segment of Mycobacterium spongiae DNA contains the following:
- a CDS encoding TrmH family RNA methyltransferase yields MSECVGPTEWGSPGAGVGPWVGDLPDDPRYDPTLLRDGDTRNVVDAYRYWTREAIIDDIDGRRHPLHVAIENFAHDANIGSVVRTANAFAVHTVHIVGRRRWNRRGAMVTDRYQRLCHHDNTAALLDFAESAGLTVVAVDNVPGAVRLERTALPRECLFVFGQEGPGITDDTRAGAAITVSIAQFGSTRSINAGVAAGIAMHAWIGQHGDLARAW; encoded by the coding sequence ATGAGTGAATGCGTGGGCCCCACCGAGTGGGGGTCACCTGGCGCCGGTGTGGGTCCCTGGGTGGGAGATCTGCCCGATGACCCGCGCTACGACCCAACGTTGTTGCGTGACGGCGATACTCGCAATGTGGTTGACGCGTACCGATACTGGACTCGAGAGGCGATCATCGACGATATCGACGGGCGTCGTCACCCCCTGCATGTCGCAATCGAAAACTTCGCCCACGACGCCAACATCGGTTCGGTGGTGCGCACTGCCAATGCGTTCGCGGTCCATACGGTCCACATCGTCGGCCGTCGGCGCTGGAACCGGCGCGGTGCGATGGTGACCGATCGCTACCAGCGGTTGTGCCACCACGACAACACGGCCGCTCTCCTGGACTTCGCGGAAAGTGCGGGTTTGACCGTGGTCGCCGTGGACAACGTCCCCGGCGCCGTGCGGCTCGAGCGCACCGCGCTGCCACGCGAATGCCTGTTCGTGTTCGGGCAGGAAGGTCCGGGCATCACCGATGACACCCGGGCCGGTGCCGCGATCACGGTGTCGATCGCCCAATTCGGCTCGACGCGCAGCATTAACGCCGGGGTCGCTGCCGGCATCGCAATGCATGCCTGGATCGGGCAGCACGGGGATCTGGCTCGCGCTTGGTGA
- a CDS encoding DUF6777 domain-containing protein, with translation MSRGRQLRPPYQLPRHPAQLGCAVRLFLSLLLTVGLAGCANRGDDESRKGGGELWLTAAEDPGQDPFMPSVATPLSGKPLPGPELTPHGNGTEVVAQHMPGDKTGLYGGSQDDASCDREQMISFLKTHDAEARAFVTALNTDASLKWSQGTSVSVDQIEAYIGELTPVYLRVDTRVTNFGFIDGKPVPLQAILQAGTAIMIDIYGVPRVRGPAGSPLTNPIAIDLRPLQRGTPWPDFNPGAIVIVQAARTVTIVFVLVDIYTGATFERMAGTIGADRMRTGPPPRQPDTPSATTATYDGTYVAENLPSKATVVVRNGRIVSFAEEAPGAGKCELAIEADFTIALPTGEFSGSYTGTVSSGPHWCVATNGTMSGRVEGSQMTMTYTNANSGSSFDLQLKRT, from the coding sequence ATGTCCCGCGGCCGACAGCTTCGCCCGCCATATCAGCTGCCCCGCCATCCGGCCCAGCTGGGCTGCGCAGTACGTCTTTTTCTGTCCCTTCTCCTCACGGTTGGTCTGGCCGGTTGTGCGAACCGAGGTGATGACGAATCGCGCAAGGGCGGCGGGGAACTGTGGCTGACTGCCGCTGAAGATCCCGGCCAGGACCCGTTCATGCCTTCGGTGGCAACGCCACTGTCAGGCAAACCACTGCCAGGTCCCGAACTGACTCCACACGGCAACGGCACCGAGGTGGTCGCGCAGCACATGCCCGGCGACAAGACGGGGCTCTACGGTGGGTCTCAAGACGACGCCTCTTGCGACCGAGAACAGATGATCTCGTTTCTCAAGACCCACGACGCCGAAGCGCGCGCGTTCGTGACTGCGCTCAATACCGACGCGTCACTGAAATGGTCGCAAGGAACCTCAGTTTCCGTCGATCAGATCGAGGCGTATATCGGTGAGCTCACTCCCGTCTACCTGCGGGTGGACACCCGAGTCACCAATTTTGGTTTCATCGACGGCAAACCGGTTCCGCTGCAAGCGATTCTGCAGGCTGGCACCGCGATCATGATCGACATCTACGGGGTTCCGCGAGTGCGCGGCCCCGCCGGCAGTCCGCTCACCAACCCGATAGCGATCGACCTCAGGCCACTACAACGCGGCACGCCCTGGCCTGACTTCAACCCCGGCGCGATCGTCATCGTGCAAGCAGCGAGGACCGTGACCATCGTGTTCGTGCTGGTCGACATTTACACGGGCGCCACGTTCGAACGAATGGCCGGAACGATTGGGGCGGACAGAATGCGTACCGGTCCGCCCCCGAGACAGCCCGATACCCCTAGCGCCACGACCGCCACGTACGACGGCACCTATGTCGCTGAGAACCTGCCGTCGAAGGCAACGGTTGTGGTACGCAACGGCCGGATCGTCAGCTTCGCTGAAGAAGCACCTGGCGCTGGAAAATGTGAACTCGCCATCGAAGCCGACTTCACCATTGCCCTACCCACCGGGGAATTCTCCGGGAGTTACACGGGAACAGTCAGCTCAGGTCCACATTGGTGCGTTGCCACCAATGGGACGATGTCCGGGCGCGTCGAAGGCTCCCAAATGACCATGACCTACACCAACGCCAACTCTGGGTCGTCGTTCGATCTGCAATTGAAGCGGACGTAG
- a CDS encoding XdhC family protein, with protein sequence MREVLAQLMSIWSAGETAGLGTVVRTFSSAPRAPGAAMVVAPDGSVSGSVSGGCVEGAVYELATDVASSGTPMLQRYGVSEDTAFAVGLTCGGVIDIFVEAVSRETFPELGEVVDDIGAHRPVAIATVIAHPEPGWVGRRLIVRPDPSRPAAGTLGSARSDAAVTDDARGLLAVGRSEVLEYGPDGQRRGDGMEVFVSSYSPRPRMLVFGAIDFAAALARQGSFLGYRVTVCDARAVFATPARFPTADDVVVEWPNRYLAAQAQVGAVDERTVICVLTHDPKFDVPLLEVALRLPKVGYVGAMGSRRTHDDRMDRLRAVGLTDAELSRLSSPIGLDLGARTPEETAVSIAADIIARRWGGGGRPLADVDGRIHHDTQGEGEFRAVTG encoded by the coding sequence GTGCGCGAAGTGCTCGCCCAGCTGATGTCGATCTGGAGCGCCGGCGAAACCGCCGGGCTGGGCACGGTGGTGCGAACGTTCTCCTCGGCTCCCCGGGCGCCGGGAGCTGCGATGGTGGTAGCTCCCGATGGTTCGGTGAGTGGGTCGGTCTCGGGTGGTTGTGTCGAGGGCGCCGTGTACGAACTGGCGACCGACGTGGCCAGCAGCGGGACGCCGATGCTGCAACGCTACGGGGTGAGCGAGGACACCGCCTTCGCGGTGGGCCTGACCTGCGGCGGCGTGATTGACATCTTCGTCGAGGCAGTGTCGCGGGAGACCTTCCCCGAACTTGGCGAGGTGGTCGACGACATCGGCGCTCATCGGCCGGTGGCGATCGCGACGGTCATCGCTCATCCGGAGCCGGGGTGGGTGGGCCGGCGGCTCATCGTCCGCCCCGACCCGAGCAGACCCGCCGCGGGAACGCTGGGGTCGGCCCGGTCGGACGCGGCAGTCACCGACGATGCCCGAGGCCTGCTCGCGGTCGGGCGCAGTGAGGTCCTCGAGTACGGACCCGATGGTCAGCGTCGCGGCGATGGCATGGAAGTCTTCGTGTCCAGCTATTCGCCGCGCCCGCGGATGCTGGTCTTCGGCGCGATCGACTTCGCTGCCGCATTGGCGCGGCAGGGATCGTTCCTCGGCTACCGCGTCACGGTCTGCGACGCCCGTGCGGTATTCGCTACGCCAGCCCGCTTTCCCACGGCCGATGATGTCGTTGTCGAGTGGCCCAACCGCTATCTGGCCGCGCAAGCGCAGGTGGGAGCCGTCGACGAGCGCACTGTCATCTGTGTGCTCACCCACGATCCCAAGTTCGATGTCCCGCTCCTCGAGGTGGCGCTACGCCTGCCCAAGGTGGGGTATGTGGGCGCGATGGGTTCGCGACGAACGCATGACGACCGGATGGACCGGCTGCGCGCGGTGGGGCTGACCGACGCCGAGCTGAGTCGGTTGTCCAGCCCGATCGGACTGGACCTCGGCGCCCGAACGCCGGAGGAGACCGCGGTGTCGATCGCCGCAGACATCATCGCCCGCCGCTGGGGTGGCGGCGGACGCCCGCTCGCGGACGTCGACGGGCGAATCCACCACGACACTCAGGGGGAAGGCGAGTTTAGGGCCGTCACCGGGTGA
- a CDS encoding FAD-binding oxidoreductase, whose translation MGLDDREALRVLRDAFRPDCPDLPDFPDREPTGSNELVRSFYDNWFALDTSVRDLFPPEMDSQRTAFAHALHWVYGELVAQRAEEPVAFLAQLGRDHRKYGVLPRQYETLCRALYATLRDHLSHESRHAWSDAVDDAARQSLNLITGVMSGAADHDEGPGWWDGTVSEHIRVSRDLAIVRLHLDQTLHYHPGQYVNVQVPQCPRRWRYLSPAIPSDPDGGIEFHVRAVPGGLVSSAIVTETQAGDRWRLSAPHGSLGIDREGGDVLLVAGSTGLAPLRALIMDLTRFAVNPRVHLFFGARYRCELYDLRTLWQIAAHNPWLSVSPVSDYDRDPSWAADYPDLSPPRGLHVHQIGRLPDVVTKYGGWSDRQILICGGPAMVSATRTALIAKGAPPESIQHDPLSR comes from the coding sequence GTGGGCCTCGACGACCGAGAAGCGTTGCGGGTTTTGCGCGACGCGTTCAGACCGGACTGTCCGGACCTCCCCGACTTCCCGGACCGCGAACCCACAGGCTCGAACGAGCTGGTCCGCAGCTTCTATGACAACTGGTTCGCGCTCGACACGTCGGTACGCGACCTGTTCCCGCCCGAAATGGACTCCCAGCGAACGGCTTTCGCGCACGCGCTGCACTGGGTCTACGGTGAGCTGGTCGCCCAGCGCGCCGAGGAACCGGTGGCCTTCCTCGCCCAGCTCGGCCGCGATCACCGCAAATACGGCGTCCTGCCACGCCAATACGAGACATTGTGCCGTGCCCTGTACGCGACGCTGCGCGACCATCTGAGCCACGAAAGCCGGCACGCTTGGTCCGACGCCGTCGATGATGCCGCCCGCCAGTCGCTCAACCTGATCACCGGGGTGATGAGCGGAGCCGCCGACCACGACGAGGGGCCCGGCTGGTGGGACGGCACGGTCAGCGAGCACATTCGGGTGTCCCGCGACCTCGCCATCGTTCGGCTACACCTAGACCAGACGTTGCACTATCACCCCGGCCAGTACGTCAATGTCCAGGTACCACAATGCCCGCGCCGCTGGCGATATCTCAGCCCAGCCATACCGTCCGACCCCGACGGGGGCATCGAATTTCACGTCCGCGCGGTTCCGGGTGGCCTGGTTAGTTCCGCCATCGTCACCGAGACCCAAGCGGGCGACCGGTGGCGGCTATCCGCCCCACACGGGTCTTTGGGGATCGACCGCGAGGGTGGGGACGTGCTCCTGGTCGCCGGCAGCACCGGTCTGGCGCCGCTTCGAGCATTGATCATGGACCTCACCCGTTTCGCAGTGAATCCCCGAGTGCACCTGTTTTTTGGCGCACGATACCGCTGCGAGCTCTACGACCTCCGCACGCTATGGCAGATTGCGGCGCACAACCCGTGGCTTTCGGTCTCGCCGGTGTCGGACTACGACCGCGACCCGTCCTGGGCCGCGGACTATCCGGACCTTTCGCCGCCGCGCGGCCTGCACGTGCATCAGATCGGCAGGCTGCCCGATGTGGTCACCAAATACGGCGGTTGGAGCGACCGGCAGATCCTGATCTGCGGTGGGCCGGCCATGGTCAGCGCAACCAGAACCGCCCTGATCGCCAAAGGCGCTCCACCGGAAAGCATTCAGCACGATCCCCTGTCCCGCTAG
- the pyrE gene encoding orotate phosphoribosyltransferase: MAVTNRAELAELVRDLSVVHGRVTLSSGKEADYYVDLRRATLHHLASPLIGRLMRELTHDWDYAVVGGLTLGADPVATAIMHAPGRPIDAFVVRKSAKTHGLQRLIEGSEVSGQRVLVVEDTSTTGNSALTAVRAVHEAGGMVVGVATVVDRATGAAEAIKAEGIPYRSVLGLSDLGLG, from the coding sequence GTGGCCGTAACTAACCGCGCCGAGCTGGCCGAGCTGGTGCGCGATCTGTCAGTAGTGCACGGTCGCGTCACGCTGTCGTCGGGCAAGGAAGCCGACTACTACGTGGACCTGCGCCGCGCCACCCTGCACCATCTGGCGTCCCCACTGATTGGCCGGCTGATGCGCGAGCTCACCCACGATTGGGACTACGCGGTCGTCGGCGGCCTCACCCTCGGGGCGGACCCGGTCGCGACGGCCATCATGCATGCGCCAGGCCGCCCGATCGACGCTTTCGTCGTCCGAAAGTCAGCGAAAACGCATGGTCTGCAACGACTTATCGAGGGGTCGGAGGTGTCTGGCCAGCGGGTGCTGGTCGTGGAGGACACCAGCACCACGGGCAACTCGGCGCTGACGGCGGTGCGCGCCGTCCACGAGGCGGGGGGCATGGTGGTCGGCGTGGCAACGGTGGTGGACCGCGCTACCGGGGCCGCCGAAGCCATCAAAGCCGAGGGTATTCCGTACCGGAGTGTGTTGGGCCTGTCCGATCTGGGGCTCGGCTAG
- a CDS encoding FAD binding domain-containing protein, translating to MQVPGPFEYERATSVDHAIGLLDRLGEGARVVAGGHSLLPMMKLRIANPEYLVDINDLVPELGYVITDPTLVRIGAMSRHREILESDALASVCPIFRDAERVIADPVVRNRGTLGGSLCQADPAEDLSTVCSVLNAVCLARGPSGEREIAIDEFLAGPYETTLAYNEVLVEVRIPLRHRSSSAYAKVERRVGDWAVTAAGASLTLDGQEDDTIAAARVDLTAVNPDPAALAELSAHLVGQPATEEVFAEAGRRAAQACDPAADVRGTVEYKRHLAGELTVRTLRTSAQRVHSQPAPEGT from the coding sequence ATGCAAGTTCCTGGTCCTTTCGAATATGAACGTGCCACCAGCGTCGACCACGCAATCGGGCTACTAGATCGGTTGGGTGAGGGGGCGCGAGTGGTCGCCGGCGGCCACAGCCTGTTGCCGATGATGAAGCTGCGCATTGCCAACCCCGAGTACCTCGTCGATATCAACGACCTGGTGCCTGAGCTGGGGTACGTGATCACCGATCCCACCCTGGTACGCATCGGTGCGATGAGCCGCCATCGCGAGATTCTCGAATCGGACGCGTTGGCCTCGGTGTGTCCGATCTTCCGCGATGCCGAACGGGTGATCGCCGACCCGGTCGTCCGCAATCGTGGCACCCTTGGCGGCTCGCTCTGCCAGGCCGATCCCGCTGAAGACCTGTCGACCGTGTGCAGTGTGCTGAATGCGGTATGCCTGGCACGAGGGCCTTCGGGCGAACGCGAGATCGCCATCGACGAATTCCTGGCAGGGCCGTACGAGACCACCCTCGCCTACAACGAGGTCTTGGTCGAGGTTCGAATTCCCCTGCGACACAGAAGCTCCAGCGCCTACGCGAAGGTCGAACGACGGGTGGGCGACTGGGCGGTCACCGCGGCAGGCGCAAGTCTCACCCTGGATGGCCAAGAAGACGACACGATCGCCGCCGCCCGCGTCGACTTGACCGCGGTCAATCCCGACCCGGCCGCACTCGCAGAGCTCTCCGCTCACCTGGTCGGCCAGCCCGCCACCGAGGAGGTCTTCGCCGAGGCGGGCCGGCGGGCCGCGCAAGCCTGCGACCCGGCCGCCGACGTCCGCGGCACTGTGGAGTACAAGCGCCACCTGGCCGGCGAATTGACCGTCCGCACGCTGCGTACCTCTGCCCAACGGGTACACAGCCAGCCCGCCCCAGAAGGGACCTAA
- a CDS encoding LysR family transcriptional regulator — protein sequence MTPAQLRAYSAVVRLGSVRAAAAELGVSDAGVSMHVAALRKELDDPLFTRTGAGLAFTPGGLRLASRAVEILGLQQQTAIEVTEAAHGRRLLRIAASSTFAEHAAPGLIELFSSRADDLSVELSVHPTSRFRDLICSRAVDIAIGPASESSIGSHDSLFVRPFLKYQIITVVAPNSPLASGVPTPALLRQQLWMLGPSAGNVDGEIATMLRGLAIPESQQRIFQSDAAALEEVLRVGGATLTIGFAVAKDLAAGRLVHVTGPGLDRTGEWCAATLAPSARQPAVSELVRFITTPRCTQAMIRGSGVGVARFRPKVHVTLWS from the coding sequence ATGACCCCGGCTCAGCTGCGAGCCTATTCAGCGGTAGTGCGTTTGGGCTCGGTGCGAGCGGCCGCCGCAGAACTGGGCGTTTCCGACGCTGGAGTCTCGATGCATGTCGCGGCATTGCGCAAGGAACTCGACGACCCGTTGTTCACCAGGACGGGCGCCGGGCTGGCGTTCACACCGGGCGGGCTGCGACTGGCCAGCCGTGCCGTCGAAATCCTCGGCCTGCAGCAGCAAACCGCGATTGAGGTCACCGAGGCGGCCCACGGGCGGCGGTTGCTGCGCATCGCCGCGTCGAGCACCTTTGCCGAGCACGCGGCGCCGGGTCTGATCGAACTCTTCTCGTCCCGGGCCGACGACCTCTCCGTTGAGTTGAGCGTGCATCCGACGAGCCGGTTTCGCGACCTGATCTGTTCGCGCGCGGTCGACATCGCGATCGGGCCGGCAAGCGAGAGCTCAATCGGTTCCCACGACTCGCTCTTCGTCCGACCCTTCCTGAAGTACCAGATCATTACCGTCGTCGCGCCGAATAGCCCACTGGCCTCCGGTGTTCCGACGCCCGCGCTGTTGCGCCAACAATTGTGGATGCTGGGCCCATCGGCGGGCAACGTCGACGGCGAGATCGCAACCATGTTGCGCGGCTTGGCAATTCCGGAATCACAACAACGGATCTTCCAAAGTGACGCCGCCGCTTTGGAGGAGGTGCTGCGTGTCGGCGGTGCCACGCTGACCATCGGTTTCGCGGTCGCTAAGGATCTGGCCGCCGGGAGACTGGTGCATGTGACCGGCCCGGGGCTGGACCGGACGGGTGAGTGGTGCGCGGCGACGTTGGCGCCGTCAGCTCGCCAACCCGCAGTATCCGAACTCGTTCGCTTCATCACCACCCCGAGATGTACCCAAGCGATGATCCGGGGCAGCGGAGTGGGGGTGGCGAGGTTCCGCCCGAAAGTCCATGTCACCCTGTGGAGTTAG
- the ttfA gene encoding trehalose monomycolate transport factor TtfA codes for MVPFWFTLSALCFVSAVVLLYVDVDRRRGRSRRRKSWARSHGFDFERESTEILHRWKRGVMSTVGDVAAQNVVLGQIRGEAVYIFDLEEVATVIALHRKVGTNVVVDLRLKGLKEPRESDIWLLGAIGPRMVYSTNLDAARRACDRRMVTFAHTAPDCAEIMWNEPNWTLVSMPISSGRAEWDEALRTVRQFNDLLRVLPPLPQGSQQETEAPAPQSAASGRSLTAAGRAELPPRRPQADAGIISPVRPEAEPVRRDEARSEGVRRPPPAGRNGQQATNYQH; via the coding sequence ATGGTTCCGTTTTGGTTCACGCTCTCCGCCCTGTGCTTCGTCAGTGCGGTAGTGCTGCTATACGTCGATGTCGATCGCCGTCGTGGGCGCAGCAGACGCCGTAAGTCATGGGCGCGCTCCCACGGATTCGACTTCGAACGCGAATCAACCGAGATTCTGCATCGCTGGAAGCGCGGCGTGATGTCGACAGTGGGCGACGTCGCCGCCCAGAATGTCGTGCTGGGCCAGATCCGTGGCGAAGCGGTCTACATCTTCGACTTGGAGGAAGTCGCCACGGTGATCGCGTTGCACCGCAAGGTAGGCACCAATGTCGTGGTTGACCTGCGACTCAAGGGTCTCAAGGAACCGCGGGAGAGCGACATCTGGCTGCTCGGCGCGATCGGGCCGCGGATGGTGTACTCGACAAATCTGGACGCCGCCCGGCGGGCCTGCGACCGGCGCATGGTCACCTTCGCCCACACGGCACCTGACTGTGCCGAGATCATGTGGAACGAGCCGAACTGGACCTTGGTCAGCATGCCCATCTCCAGCGGCCGCGCGGAGTGGGACGAGGCCCTGCGCACCGTGCGCCAATTCAACGACCTACTGAGGGTGTTGCCCCCATTGCCCCAGGGGAGCCAGCAGGAAACTGAAGCGCCGGCGCCACAGAGCGCGGCATCCGGTCGTTCCCTGACGGCCGCCGGTCGGGCCGAATTGCCGCCGCGGCGCCCGCAGGCCGATGCGGGCATCATTTCGCCGGTGCGGCCCGAGGCCGAGCCGGTCCGCCGTGACGAAGCTCGTTCTGAGGGTGTTCGCCGCCCGCCGCCTGCCGGCCGGAACGGCCAGCAGGCCACCAACTACCAGCACTGA
- the clpB gene encoding ATP-dependent chaperone ClpB — MDSFNPTTKTQAALTSALQAASAAGNPEIRPAHLLMALLTQADGIAAPLLEAVGVEPATVRTEAQRLLDRLPQASGASTQPQLSRESLAAITTAQQLATEMDDEYVSTEHVMVGLATGDSDVAKLLTGHGASPQTLRDAFVKVRGSARVTSPEPEASYQALEKYSTDLTERAREGKLDPVIGRDNEIRRVVQVLSRRTKNNPVLIGEPGVGKTAIVEGLAQRVVAGDVPESLRGKTIVALDLGSMVAGSKYRGEFEERLKAVLDDIKNSAGQIITFIDELHTIVGAGATGEGAMDAGNMIKPMLARGELRLVGATTLDEYRKHIEKDAALERRFQQVFVGEPSVEDTIGILRGLKDRYEVHHGVRITDSALVAAAALSDRYITARFLPDKAIDLVDESASRLRMEIDSRPVEIDEVERLVRRLEIEEMALAKEQDEASKERLEKLRAELADKKEELAELTTRWQNEKNAIEIVREFKEQLEALRGESERAERDGDLSKAAELRYGRIPEVEKKLDAALPQAEAREQVMLKEEVGPDDIADVVSAWTGIPAGRLLEGETAKLLRMEDELGKRVVGQKKAVHAVSDAVRRSRAGVADPNRPTGSFLFLGPTGVGKTELAKALADFLFDDERAMVRIDMSEYGEKHSVARLVGAPPGYIGYDQGGQLTEAVRRRPYTVVLFDEVEKAHPDVFDVLLQVLDEGRLTDGQGRTVDFRNTILILTSNLGSGGTEEQVMAAVRATFKPEFINRLDDVLVFEGLNPDELVQIVDIQLTQLSNRLAQRRLQLEVSLPAKKWLAQRGFDPVYGARPLRRLVQQAIGDQLAKMLLSGEVHDGDTVPVNVSADGESLTLG; from the coding sequence GTGGACTCATTCAACCCGACCACCAAGACGCAGGCGGCCCTGACGTCGGCATTGCAGGCGGCATCGGCCGCCGGCAATCCGGAGATCAGGCCCGCTCACCTGCTGATGGCTTTGTTGACGCAGGCGGACGGGATCGCCGCGCCGCTGCTCGAGGCCGTGGGTGTCGAGCCCGCTACCGTCCGCACCGAAGCGCAGCGCTTGCTCGACCGGTTGCCACAGGCCAGTGGCGCGAGCACGCAGCCGCAGTTGTCCCGCGAGTCACTGGCCGCGATCACCACCGCGCAGCAGCTGGCCACTGAGATGGACGACGAGTACGTCTCCACCGAGCACGTGATGGTCGGGCTGGCTACCGGCGACTCGGACGTCGCCAAGTTACTGACGGGGCATGGAGCGTCGCCGCAGACCCTGCGGGATGCATTCGTCAAGGTGCGTGGTAGCGCCCGGGTAACCAGCCCGGAGCCCGAAGCGTCGTATCAGGCGCTGGAAAAGTACTCCACCGACCTCACCGAGCGTGCTCGCGAAGGCAAGCTTGACCCAGTCATCGGTAGGGACAACGAGATCCGCCGGGTGGTGCAGGTGCTCTCGCGGCGCACGAAGAACAACCCGGTGTTGATCGGCGAACCCGGCGTCGGAAAGACCGCGATTGTGGAAGGCCTTGCGCAGCGCGTTGTGGCCGGGGATGTCCCGGAGAGCCTGCGCGGCAAGACGATCGTTGCGCTTGACCTAGGTTCCATGGTCGCGGGCTCGAAATATCGCGGGGAATTCGAAGAACGGCTCAAAGCGGTGCTCGATGACATCAAGAACTCGGCCGGGCAGATCATCACCTTCATCGACGAGCTGCACACCATCGTCGGCGCCGGCGCAACCGGCGAGGGCGCGATGGACGCCGGCAACATGATCAAACCGATGCTGGCGCGCGGGGAGCTGCGGCTAGTCGGCGCGACGACCCTTGACGAGTACCGCAAGCACATCGAAAAGGACGCCGCGCTGGAACGCCGCTTCCAGCAGGTGTTCGTCGGCGAACCGTCGGTGGAGGACACCATCGGCATACTGCGGGGGCTCAAGGACCGGTATGAGGTGCATCACGGTGTGCGCATCACCGACTCGGCGCTCGTGGCCGCGGCGGCCTTGAGTGATCGCTACATCACTGCCCGTTTCCTGCCCGACAAGGCCATCGACTTGGTCGACGAATCGGCCAGCCGGCTGCGGATGGAAATCGACTCGCGGCCGGTCGAGATCGACGAGGTCGAGCGGCTGGTGCGGCGGTTGGAGATCGAAGAGATGGCGCTGGCCAAAGAGCAAGACGAGGCGTCCAAGGAGCGGCTGGAGAAACTGCGCGCCGAACTCGCCGACAAGAAGGAGGAACTTGCAGAGTTAACTACTCGCTGGCAGAACGAGAAGAACGCCATCGAGATCGTTCGCGAGTTCAAGGAGCAGCTGGAAGCCCTGCGCGGCGAATCCGAGCGGGCCGAGCGCGACGGCGACCTTTCCAAGGCGGCCGAGCTGCGCTACGGGCGGATACCCGAGGTGGAGAAGAAACTTGACGCCGCCCTGCCACAGGCCGAGGCCCGCGAGCAGGTGATGCTCAAAGAGGAGGTTGGTCCCGACGACATTGCCGACGTGGTGTCGGCATGGACCGGCATCCCGGCGGGCAGGCTACTCGAAGGCGAGACCGCCAAACTCCTGCGGATGGAAGACGAGCTGGGCAAGCGCGTCGTCGGGCAAAAAAAGGCGGTGCACGCTGTCTCTGATGCGGTGCGGCGCAGCCGTGCAGGAGTTGCCGACCCCAACCGGCCTACCGGCTCGTTCCTGTTCCTCGGCCCGACCGGTGTTGGCAAGACCGAGCTGGCCAAAGCATTAGCCGACTTCCTGTTCGACGATGAGCGCGCGATGGTCCGCATCGACATGAGCGAGTACGGCGAGAAGCACTCGGTGGCCCGGCTGGTGGGCGCGCCTCCCGGCTACATCGGCTACGACCAGGGTGGTCAGCTGACCGAGGCGGTGCGCCGCCGGCCGTACACGGTGGTGCTGTTCGACGAAGTGGAGAAGGCCCACCCGGACGTGTTCGACGTGTTGTTGCAGGTCCTTGACGAGGGCAGGCTGACCGATGGCCAGGGCCGCACGGTCGACTTCCGCAACACCATCCTCATCCTGACCTCGAACCTGGGGTCCGGCGGTACTGAGGAACAGGTCATGGCGGCAGTGCGCGCGACCTTCAAGCCGGAGTTCATCAACCGGCTCGACGACGTGCTGGTGTTCGAGGGGCTCAACCCGGACGAGCTGGTGCAGATCGTCGACATCCAGCTCACGCAGCTGAGCAACCGGCTGGCGCAGCGCCGGCTGCAGCTGGAGGTGTCGCTGCCGGCCAAGAAATGGTTGGCGCAGCGCGGATTCGACCCGGTCTATGGTGCCCGGCCGTTGCGCAGGCTGGTGCAGCAGGCGATTGGTGACCAGTTGGCCAAGATGCTGCTCTCCGGTGAGGTGCACGACGGCGACACCGTCCCCGTCAACGTCAGCGCTGATGGCGAGTCGCTGACACTCGGTTGA
- a CDS encoding dodecin family protein: MSVYKVIDIIGTSPTSWEQAAAEAVQRARESVDDIRVARVIEQDMSVDSSGAITFRIKLEISFKMRPAKPH, from the coding sequence ATGAGTGTGTACAAGGTGATCGACATCATCGGCACGAGCCCGACATCATGGGAGCAGGCCGCGGCGGAGGCGGTGCAGCGGGCGCGCGAAAGCGTCGACGACATCCGGGTGGCCCGAGTGATTGAGCAGGACATGTCCGTGGACTCGAGCGGCGCGATCACCTTCCGCATCAAGCTGGAGATCTCATTCAAGATGAGGCCGGCGAAACCTCACTAG